A part of Mesoplodon densirostris isolate mMesDen1 chromosome 10, mMesDen1 primary haplotype, whole genome shotgun sequence genomic DNA contains:
- the FAM217A gene encoding LOW QUALITY PROTEIN: protein FAM217A (The sequence of the model RefSeq protein was modified relative to this genomic sequence to represent the inferred CDS: inserted 1 base in 1 codon; deleted 2 bases in 1 codon; substituted 1 base at 1 genomic stop codon), giving the protein MPRARARLPPRPSARARRRIVRKQRSGTGGRNGEDSGPRLCASVSREVRQLPREAASGEQPRRRSRPHSAEASCHVPRYFLSGSSLYFYLLFILKQKLFYNLSHWNLDTEVPVPENKNLPPGRDSATGDKINKNHLEIPVEQLMLGLTLSEHAPKRTQNSKQGIFQLWSYPVNKGRATENRDFKKSSMETGCNGTSNCMSLFAVNHSLTSASVDEPVGSYPALQTPLSHCWPYADGDFFKDRNEPHINLCSTLGNNRGELLTAPNWNLKYGNSSVEENLTDESDLSENEKANDTLLRHFKKMDLNLKPETIENVEDSFTEEPSEVFPYPDFLPPPFNILDLHKLAISKSENWKMTMEPLDSSLEHLVAHLLXQRWQRMTIQRERPRLQTSFRAPLATERPSSSKAVPKMRQPKPSDSLGLQTTCVEKSHEERKTNSGSCKLEYNAPKWNCSRAGKYKWNSRPALKTSPTTKQVIAAYDNFKNPKVSILNPCQELSAKPAPAQTSQLLVKMVSTRCLPPKSPTPVSPIPLSFPENQREEIKAPPRTRKKLYRKDMVLNRPFYIQKLNCXSPSLIAKDKCSPIDQK; this is encoded by the exons ATGCCCCGCGCCCGCGCGCGCCTCCCTCCCCGTCCTTCCGCCCGGGCGCGGCGCAG GATTGTGAGGAAACAGAGAAGCGGGACGGGGGGAAGAAATGGTGAGGACAGCGGCCCCAGGCTGTGCGCGTCTGTCTCCCGAGAGGTACGGCAGCTGCCCCGGGAAGCAGCGTCGGGGGAGCAGCCCAGGCGGCGGTCAAGGCCTCACTCCGCGGAAGCTTCCTGCCACGTCCCCCGCTACTTTCTCTCTGGCAGCAGCTTGTACTTTTACCTCTTG TTTATCctaaaacaaaaattgttttacAACTTATCTCACTGGAATTTGGATACAGAAGTACCCGTTCCTGAAAATAAAAACCTCCCACCTGGAAGGGATAGTGCCACAGGTG ACAAAATTAACAAG AACCATTTGGAAATTCCAGTAGAGCAACTCATGCTGGGACTTACTTTGTCAGAGCATGCTCCCAAAAGAACACAG AATAGTAAACAAGGGATATTCCAGTTATGGAGTTATCCTGTCAACAAAGGACGTGCCACGGAGAACAG gGATTTCAAAAAGTCTTCAATGGAAACTGGCTGTAATGGGACCAGTAATTGCATGAGTCTCTTCGCTGTGAACCACTCACTAACAAGTGCTTCAGTGGACGAGCCAGTTGGCTCCTACCCTGCCCTGCAGACGCCATTAAGTCACTGCTGGCCTTATGCTGATGGAGACTTTTTTAAGGACAGAAATGAGCCTCATATTAATTTATGCTCAACTCTAGGAAACAACAGGGGCGAACTTTTAACTGCGCCAAATTGGAATCTGAAGTATGGAAACAGCAGTGTGGAAGAAAATTTAACAGATGAAAGTGACttatcagaaaatgaaaaagcaaacgaTACTTTACTCCgccattttaaaaagatggaccTGAACTTAAAGCCAGAAACAATAGAAAATGTTGAAGACTCTTTTACAGAAGAACCAAGTGAAGTATTTCCATATCCTGATTTTCTTCCCCCTCCTTTCAATATCCTGGACTTGCACAAATTAGCCATCTCAAAATCTGAAAATTGGAAGATGACAATGGAGCCTCTAGACAGCTCTCTGGAACATTTGGTAGCTCATTTAC GACAGAGGTGGCAGCGCATGACTATTCAAAGAGAACGGCCGAGACTGCAGACTTCCTTCCGTGCTCCCTTAGCCACCGAACGACCCTCTTCCTCCAAAGCTGTACCCAAAATGAGGCAGCCCAAACCTTCCGACTCTCTG GGTCTTCAGACAACTTGTGTAGAGAAAAGTCACGAGGAAAGGAAAACCAATTCTGGTTCTTGCAAGCTTGAATACAATGCTCCCAAGTGGAATTGCAGCCGTGCTGGGAAATACAAGTGGAATTCTAGACCAGCTCTGAAAACCTCACCCACCACAAAACAGGTGATTGCAGCTTACGACAACTTTAAGAACCCCAAGGTCTCCATTTTAAACCCATGCCAAGAACTCTCAGCCAAGCCTGCTCCTGCCCAGACATCTCAGTTGCTGGTTAAAATGGTCTCAACCAGATGTCTGCCACCAAAGTCTCCTACACCAGTTTCACCTATACCTCTGTCTTTTCCTGAAAATCAGAGGGAAGAAATTAAGGCACCACCAAGGACCAGAAAGAAACTTTACCGAAAAGACATGGTACTGAACAGACCATTCTATATTCAGAAGCTAAACTGTTAATCACCTTCGTTGATAGCTAAGGATAAGTGCTCACCCATTGACCAAAAATAA